In Spinacia oleracea cultivar Varoflay chromosome 5, BTI_SOV_V1, whole genome shotgun sequence, a single window of DNA contains:
- the LOC110780030 gene encoding inactive protein kinase SELMODRAFT_444075 isoform X3 produces the protein MVLPGSYWTSNSTPKKLKEEQKHCIEKLNCSIVVMKGAQPKVLRLNLGFSDEPQTPYFSAASSPALDSGRLQSFRMKHATPISSPDYQSSSFSRTTGEASLSTFDMPPSPYLVYDQNPLFEGPNRVRQTPACSPLNVMVSDKEKLIYPNKESSYYLKSNRQNEFWVPENHAHNERAALASGYRCSFESNSTASELIHRDHETRSGVLKIDKSHKEDDVSTTSARDSFSMARTSSAPPPLCSICQHKTPTFGKPPRRFTYEELEVATNGFSNDNLLAQGGFGIVYRGVLMDGQVVAVKQLKFVDSQGDTDFCREVRVLSCAQHRNVVLLIGFCVEGKKRVLVYECICNRSLDFHLHGINSTPLNLQSRLKIAIGAARGLRYLHEDCRVGCIIHRDLRPNNILLTHDFEPLVGDFGLARLNCEWDIGIEQQVIGATGYLAPEYFNGGNITEKIDVYAFGVVLVELITGKKVKELHQEKGFSSLSQLFDPFAALESNQILKSTFSSKELQNIPHEIQAMGRAASLCLRNDPESRPSMSKVLRILEGSSNTPMPIGLDLNSVGSQSGHMQGLNTRRHSELRKCHSRKLSQ, from the exons ATGGTGCTACCTGGGTCATATTGGACAAGTAATTCTACACCAAA GAAACTGAAAGAAGAACAGAAACATTGCATAGAAAAACTCAACTGCAGCATTGTTGTGATGAAAGGTGCTCAACCGAAAGTCCTTAGACTTAATTTGGGATTCTCAGATGAGCCTCAGACCCCTTATTTTTCAGCTGCCTCTTCTCCAGCCTTGGATAGTGGCAGGCTGCAAAGTTTTAGGATGAAGCATGCTACGCCTATTAGCAGCCCTGACTACCAAAGTAGTTCTTTCTCGAGAACCACAGGAGAGGCTTCATTGTCAACCTTTGACATGCCACCTTCTCCTTACCTTGTTTACGATCAAAATCCTCTATTTGAGGGACCGAATAGAGTGAGGCAAACACCTGCTTGTTCTCCACTTAACGTAATGGTGTCTGATAAGGAAAAGCTAATTTACCCCAACAAAGAGTCTAGTTATTATCTTAAAAGTAATCGACAAAATGAATTTTGGGTACCTGAAAACCATGCTCATAATGAAAGGGCTGCACTAGCTTCAGGCTACAGATGCTCTTTTGAATCTAATTCAACAGCTTCTGAGCTTATTCATCGAGATCATGAAACAAGAAGTGGAGTACTGAAGATTGACAAAAGTCACAAAGAAGATGATGTCAGTACTACAAGTGCTCGTGATTCTTTCTCTATGGCCAGAACATCTTCAGCGCCGCCTCCTTTATGTTCAATATGTCAGCATAAAACACCCAcatttggaaaacctccaagacGTTTTACTTATGAGGAGTTGGAGGTAGCAACAAACGGGTTTTCAAATGATAATCTCTTGGCTCAAGGTGGATTTGGTATTGTGTATAGAGGAGTTCTAATGGATGGACAGGTTGTTGCAGTAAAACAATTGAAATTTGTGGATTCTCAAGGGGACACTGATTTCTGTAGGGAAGTTCGGGTATTGAGCTGTGCCCAGCACAGGAATGTTGTGTTGCTCATTGGCTTTTGTGTTGAGGGCAAGAAGAGAGTGCTGGTTTATGAGTGTATCTGTAATCGCTCCTTGGACTTCCATTTACACG GGATCAATTCCACCCCTCTGAATTTGCAATCACGCCTGAAGATAGCAATTGGTGCTGCGAGGGGATTAAGATACCTCCACGAGGACTGCAGAGTAGGTTGTATAATTCACAGAGATTTACGACCAAACAACATCCTCCTCACTCATGATTTCGAACCTCTG GTTGGCGATTTTGGGTTGGCAAGGTTGAATTGTGAGTGGGATATTGGCATTGAGCAGCAAGTCATTGGTGCTACAGG ATATCTGGCACCGGAATATTTTAATGGCGGAAATATCACTGAAAAAATCGATGTATATGCATTTGGAGTAGTATTGGTGGAGTTAATTACTGGAAAAAAGGTCAAGGAATTGCACCAAGAAAAGGGGTTTTCCTCTTTGTCTCAGCTGTTTGATCCCTTTGCTGCCTTAGAATCGAATCAAATTTTAAAATCAACGTTTTCCTCAAAGGAACTTCAAAACATCCCGCATGAGATTCAAGCTATGGGTCGTGCAGCCTCCTTGTGTCTTCGCAATGATCCCGAGTCCAGACCCTCCATGTCAAAG GTGCTTAGAATATTGGAAGGTAGCAGCAACACACCAATGCCTAtaggtttggacttgaactcgGTTGGTAGCCAAAGCGGACACATGCAAGGATTAAATACTCGTAGACATTCCGAATTGAGGAAATGCCATTCTCGAAAGCTTTCGCAGTAA